One genomic region from Vibrio sp. STUT-A11 encodes:
- a CDS encoding alpha-amylase family glycosyl hydrolase — protein MNKRLYRSLLALAVTGALSGCNSSDGDNGTTLPEVRNYACQTNVLEQSNQLRTYQIMVESFVDGDTSIGYSTGYGTSHHNGDLQGIIDSLDYIQSLGMNAIWLTPIFESEAIEGQDDWADRLDATGYYATDYFTIDPHFGDLETARTLVKEAHRRGLYVFFDGVFGHHKAGLIKPSPSGLLPSGSNNPVDYPQSLEFYKEVATYWINEIKIDGWRLDQAYQVPTDAWTQLRKAVDQASQNVTYTNSDGEQVNPLGYMVAEIWKGESDIADEAYGTESAPALCSAFDFPMRYRIVETLAVNESGVGGRGVDWLDNGYFTHQQYPSHAQPNLMIGNHDLVRFGDLLQRGGIADVNDAEYWLRHKAAFAFQAAYSGPITLYYGDEIGDQVDGFAAKEDINTCALAGLCDDHVARSSAKIEGITATLDANQADLKSYVQSLMTMRAAHPALYEGSRTNLLSSNGSYVDLKTSDTDQVLFTLNTLESARTVILSEESVGSNGVLVDLLTNETITSSNGQYLIPMSPLQARFFAISL, from the coding sequence GTGAATAAACGACTATATCGCTCTTTACTGGCCTTAGCCGTAACAGGCGCTCTATCGGGCTGTAACTCATCTGATGGTGATAACGGAACAACGTTACCCGAAGTCCGTAACTATGCTTGCCAGACAAATGTATTGGAGCAAAGTAATCAGCTTCGGACTTATCAGATCATGGTTGAAAGCTTTGTCGATGGTGATACGAGTATTGGTTATTCCACGGGATATGGCACCAGTCATCACAATGGTGACCTGCAAGGTATTATTGATTCACTCGATTACATCCAAAGCTTAGGGATGAATGCAATTTGGCTAACGCCTATTTTTGAGTCTGAAGCGATTGAGGGACAAGATGACTGGGCTGATCGTTTGGATGCCACGGGGTATTATGCGACGGATTACTTTACGATAGATCCACACTTTGGTGATTTAGAAACCGCGAGAACGCTGGTGAAAGAAGCACACAGGCGAGGCTTGTATGTCTTTTTTGATGGTGTGTTTGGTCACCACAAAGCGGGATTAATTAAACCTTCTCCATCGGGCTTGCTACCATCAGGATCAAATAACCCCGTTGATTATCCACAGAGCCTAGAATTCTATAAAGAAGTGGCGACTTATTGGATCAACGAGATCAAGATAGACGGATGGCGTTTAGATCAGGCGTATCAGGTCCCGACCGACGCCTGGACACAACTGCGTAAAGCGGTGGATCAAGCCTCGCAAAATGTGACATACACCAATAGTGACGGTGAACAGGTGAACCCTCTTGGCTACATGGTGGCGGAAATCTGGAAAGGGGAGTCAGACATAGCAGATGAAGCCTATGGCACAGAAAGTGCTCCTGCCTTGTGTTCTGCTTTTGATTTTCCGATGCGTTACCGTATTGTCGAAACGTTAGCCGTAAATGAGAGTGGTGTGGGCGGCAGAGGGGTTGACTGGCTGGATAATGGTTACTTTACTCATCAACAGTACCCAAGTCATGCACAACCTAACTTAATGATAGGCAACCATGATTTAGTGCGTTTTGGTGATCTATTGCAGCGGGGTGGGATTGCAGATGTGAACGATGCAGAATATTGGTTACGCCATAAAGCAGCATTTGCTTTCCAGGCGGCTTACTCGGGACCGATCACCTTGTATTACGGAGACGAAATTGGCGATCAAGTCGATGGTTTTGCTGCAAAAGAAGACATCAATACGTGTGCTTTGGCTGGATTGTGTGATGACCATGTCGCCAGAAGCAGCGCAAAAATAGAAGGGATTACCGCAACTTTAGATGCTAATCAGGCTGACCTTAAAAGTTATGTTCAATCTCTGATGACAATGCGCGCTGCGCACCCTGCGTTATATGAAGGTTCACGTACTAACCTGTTGTCGAGCAACGGCAGTTATGTCGACCTCAAGACATCTGATACCGATCAGGTATTGTTTACGTTAAATACGCTGGAGAGTGCCAGAACGGTAATACTCAGTGAGGAATCGGTAGGGAGTAATGGTGTTCTGGTGGATCTGTTAACCAACGAGACGATCACGTCAAGCAATGGCCAGTATTTAATCCCGATGTCGCCTTTACAAGCGCGCTTTTTTGCAATAAGCCTGTAG
- a CDS encoding glycosidase: MKMMKTSLAAALLVALVGCQSTSESETATQPVMNMSDAEAIAFMQACDNPDSADKGPIKKPLFVVGTFADSDWKHVPQRQYNYKGNNIYQAVTQEKSGSFKMQYATELWFPQFTAKGNRMNVGELTRLTFGGYGTDTSVDIKEDGKYVWNLQFEGEGKPLHVMVNKCQ, encoded by the coding sequence ATGAAGATGATGAAGACTTCTCTTGCTGCTGCCTTACTTGTTGCTTTAGTTGGGTGTCAATCTACCTCTGAATCTGAAACGGCTACGCAACCTGTTATGAATATGTCTGATGCTGAAGCGATTGCATTCATGCAGGCTTGTGATAACCCAGATAGTGCAGATAAAGGACCAATTAAGAAACCGTTATTTGTCGTGGGTACATTTGCAGATTCTGACTGGAAGCATGTGCCTCAGCGCCAATATAATTACAAAGGAAATAATATCTACCAAGCTGTGACTCAAGAAAAATCAGGCTCATTTAAAATGCAGTATGCAACAGAGTTATGGTTCCCTCAGTTTACGGCTAAAGGCAATCGAATGAATGTTGGCGAATTAACGCGATTAACATTTGGTGGTTACGGTACAGATACTTCAGTCGATATTAAAGAAGACGGGAAATACGTCTGGAACCTTCAGTTTGAAGGGGAAGGTAAACCTCTTCATGTCATGGTTAATAAGTGTCAGTAA
- a CDS encoding MalM family protein, which yields MRKWLAPVLLGMLASGCASVEQVEMTSNDQQQVITQSGDIQWVPLDVPVVTDFALTDKSQMLLDGNSAGAIAAFALPGNRGSLDLQLETFVSTDLQFYAPNVIVVNADGKTVYSADFSKFEYVPAKMLDNDKFVLDLNVIPDMSGNDLHVLIYTTSEDLKGSTQILHPAKAYAKARHTQPPDIADPYAKHSPLGQFRLSVTANDIVTTKIVAKNDNIPEGAELTGYYHRAIERAVAEDNIPKALTLLDEAKELGIEGAQEVFVKAVNSK from the coding sequence ATGAGAAAATGGCTTGCTCCCGTACTGCTGGGCATGTTGGCGTCTGGCTGTGCGTCTGTAGAACAAGTAGAGATGACTTCTAATGACCAGCAACAGGTGATCACCCAGTCTGGTGATATTCAATGGGTACCGCTCGATGTACCTGTAGTTACTGATTTTGCTTTGACTGATAAAAGCCAAATGCTACTGGATGGTAACAGTGCAGGCGCTATCGCCGCATTTGCACTTCCGGGAAACCGTGGCAGTCTCGATTTACAACTAGAGACATTCGTTAGCACTGACCTTCAATTTTACGCACCAAATGTCATCGTGGTTAATGCGGACGGAAAAACCGTTTATTCAGCAGATTTTTCAAAGTTTGAGTACGTACCTGCAAAAATGTTGGATAACGACAAATTCGTACTCGATCTCAATGTTATTCCTGACATGAGTGGTAATGACCTTCATGTGTTGATTTACACCACTTCCGAAGATTTGAAAGGAAGTACTCAGATTCTGCATCCGGCAAAAGCCTATGCTAAAGCGCGTCATACTCAGCCACCAGATATTGCTGATCCATATGCGAAGCACAGCCCTCTTGGTCAGTTCCGTCTCTCGGTAACCGCAAATGATATCGTTACGACTAAGATTGTGGCGAAAAACGATAATATTCCAGAAGGTGCAGAATTGACCGGTTACTACCACCGTGCAATTGAAAGAGCTGTAGCCGAAGACAATATTCCTAAAGCCCTAACCTTACTCGATGAAGCGAAAGAGTTAGGCATCGAAGGTGCACAAGAAGTATTTGTTAAAGCGGTAAATAGCAAATAA
- a CDS encoding maltoporin, producing MKKVSVIAAAVAASLAAGSAFAVDFHGYMRAGVGVSGDGGQQVTFEKNKIGRLGNEGDIYGEVQLGQEVYNNNGKTFYVDSMVAMTSNGSNDWESTSANCGTSLNFPNGPDSTEGATAETNCVDDAQFALRQFNVQAKGLLNFAPEATLWAGKRFYQRHDVHISDFYYWNISGAGAGIEGIEAGPGKFSFAWVRNDRNDNFNLGNNPGDTPDAGNDGGAVNVNTLDFRYAGLSLWSNASLEMGLDYAIVNETEDASSAAKDAKNGVMVTAELTQGLDSGFNKTVFQYGTEGYSKAFAFWGDGSWYGAEANDGADGYRLINWGVIGLGDNWELGHQLVYGVGQDMWDGQDKWETASVVVRPVFKWDENNKTIFEAGYAMDDNDGFESTYGKMTVAQAWSAGSSFWARPEIRLYATYLTADDDNDIQRFDGGRSDDTFQFGVQAEAWW from the coding sequence ATGAAAAAAGTAAGTGTAATTGCTGCAGCAGTGGCTGCTTCTTTAGCTGCTGGTTCTGCATTCGCAGTGGACTTTCATGGTTACATGCGTGCTGGCGTTGGCGTGAGTGGTGACGGTGGCCAACAAGTAACATTTGAAAAGAACAAAATTGGTCGTCTTGGTAACGAAGGCGATATCTACGGTGAGGTACAACTAGGTCAGGAAGTTTACAACAACAACGGTAAAACGTTCTACGTAGACTCTATGGTTGCAATGACTTCTAACGGCTCTAATGACTGGGAAAGTACTTCTGCTAACTGTGGGACAAGTTTGAACTTTCCTAATGGCCCAGATTCAACTGAAGGTGCAACAGCTGAAACCAACTGTGTAGACGACGCACAATTCGCTCTACGTCAGTTCAATGTGCAAGCGAAAGGCCTGCTAAACTTCGCTCCTGAAGCCACACTTTGGGCAGGTAAGCGCTTTTACCAACGTCACGACGTTCATATCTCTGACTTCTACTACTGGAACATCTCTGGCGCAGGCGCGGGTATCGAAGGTATCGAAGCTGGCCCTGGTAAATTTTCTTTCGCATGGGTTAGAAATGACCGCAATGACAACTTTAACCTAGGAAACAATCCTGGCGACACTCCAGACGCTGGTAATGATGGCGGCGCAGTAAACGTAAACACGCTAGACTTCCGTTACGCAGGCCTTTCTCTATGGTCAAATGCGTCTCTGGAAATGGGCCTAGACTACGCAATCGTAAACGAAACTGAAGACGCGTCAAGCGCAGCTAAAGATGCGAAAAATGGCGTTATGGTTACTGCTGAGTTGACGCAAGGTTTAGACTCTGGCTTTAACAAAACAGTATTCCAATACGGTACAGAAGGTTACTCTAAAGCGTTCGCATTCTGGGGCGATGGTAGCTGGTACGGCGCGGAAGCAAACGACGGTGCAGACGGCTACCGTTTAATCAACTGGGGTGTAATTGGCCTGGGCGATAACTGGGAACTTGGCCACCAGCTAGTGTACGGTGTTGGTCAAGATATGTGGGATGGTCAAGACAAATGGGAAACTGCATCTGTCGTTGTTCGTCCAGTATTCAAATGGGATGAAAACAACAAGACTATCTTCGAAGCGGGTTACGCGATGGATGATAACGATGGTTTCGAAAGCACTTACGGTAAGATGACGGTTGCTCAAGCTTGGTCTGCTGGCTCTAGCTTCTGGGCACGTCCAGAAATCCGTCTATACGCGACTTACCTAACAGCTGACGACGACAACGACATTCAAAGATTTGATGGCGGTCGTTCAGACGATACATTCCAATTTGGTGTACAAGCTGAAGCTTGGTGGTAA
- the glgX gene encoding glycogen debranching protein GlgX, translating into MTQFRSRPYPLGATLNKEGCNFSIHSPENKDIKLALFSDDDKYTLHDLPGEYAGIRHTFIPKVKAGQKYGYIVSHNDEPLLISDPYAKSIDKVLHYQPPYSAKKSFAMPKCVVIKDDFDWHKTEHPRIPREEMVLFETHVKGLTQLHPKVDAAKKGHYLGLSSPEMLAFYKQQNINTLQLLPVAACMHEPHLLGMKKANYWGYNPYLFMTPDPRYAKKDAVNELKTTIRELHKNGIEVILDVVYNHTAEGGEGPTIFNLKALDSRFYIKHGTHFANYTGCGNTVDLTYQPALNLVMDTLRYWVSEFKVDGFRFDLAATLGRQGDNYNPEAAFFKAVAQDPVLRETKLIAEPWDIGPNGYQVGNFPFGWNECNDKLRDISRSFWRGDQGYLKEFATRLMGSRDIYSAANWPYKLTVNYITYHDGFTLQDLVSYKQKHNEANGEENRDGHGDNRSENYGVEGETENLMIIATREKQKRNLIASLLFSFGIPHILTADVLSHTQGGNNNAYCQDNETSWLNWGETERKQHFKIWMSQMVANRKKYMVPFIRSFSGDNRNNNRIFWRRTDGHLMEHDDWNRLSSVALHLGIGKDGQELVYLINQTNATARFKLPNDRKQNWTTICDTNVRNLNPGHAEGEVLLSPTSMVILHYQPNSKAKPTA; encoded by the coding sequence ATGACGCAATTTCGATCTCGCCCATACCCCTTGGGTGCAACACTGAATAAAGAAGGCTGTAACTTCTCTATTCACTCGCCCGAGAATAAAGACATAAAACTGGCGTTGTTTTCCGACGACGACAAGTACACGCTGCACGATCTACCCGGTGAATACGCCGGAATACGGCACACCTTTATTCCAAAAGTGAAGGCTGGACAGAAGTACGGCTACATTGTCTCCCACAATGATGAACCGCTGCTCATCTCAGACCCTTACGCCAAATCGATAGATAAGGTACTCCATTACCAACCGCCTTACTCTGCCAAGAAAAGCTTTGCTATGCCAAAGTGTGTGGTAATCAAAGATGACTTTGATTGGCACAAAACAGAACACCCGCGTATCCCAAGAGAAGAGATGGTGCTATTCGAGACCCATGTGAAAGGTCTTACTCAACTTCATCCCAAAGTTGATGCCGCTAAGAAAGGGCATTATCTCGGATTGTCTTCGCCAGAAATGTTGGCTTTTTATAAGCAGCAGAACATCAACACGTTGCAGTTGCTACCTGTCGCAGCGTGTATGCATGAGCCACATTTACTTGGAATGAAGAAAGCGAACTACTGGGGCTATAATCCCTACCTGTTCATGACACCCGACCCACGTTATGCGAAAAAGGATGCAGTGAATGAACTGAAAACGACCATTCGTGAACTGCATAAAAACGGCATCGAAGTCATTCTGGATGTGGTCTATAACCACACGGCTGAAGGCGGTGAAGGCCCGACCATTTTTAACCTAAAGGCTCTGGATTCTCGTTTTTACATCAAGCATGGAACCCATTTTGCCAACTATACCGGGTGTGGTAATACCGTCGACCTCACTTACCAACCAGCATTAAATTTAGTCATGGACACGCTTCGTTACTGGGTGAGTGAGTTCAAAGTTGATGGTTTCCGCTTCGATTTGGCCGCGACGCTCGGCCGTCAGGGAGATAATTACAATCCTGAAGCCGCGTTTTTCAAAGCCGTCGCGCAAGATCCGGTTCTAAGAGAGACAAAATTGATCGCAGAGCCGTGGGATATCGGTCCTAACGGCTACCAGGTGGGTAACTTCCCGTTCGGTTGGAATGAATGTAACGACAAGCTGCGCGATATATCACGCAGCTTCTGGCGCGGCGATCAAGGCTACTTAAAAGAGTTCGCGACTCGTCTGATGGGTTCTCGTGACATATACAGCGCAGCCAACTGGCCGTACAAGCTGACCGTTAACTACATCACTTACCACGATGGTTTCACACTCCAGGATCTGGTTTCCTACAAACAAAAGCACAATGAAGCCAATGGTGAAGAAAACCGCGATGGACACGGTGACAACCGCTCAGAAAACTACGGGGTAGAAGGCGAGACTGAAAACCTAATGATCATTGCGACTCGCGAGAAGCAAAAACGTAATCTCATCGCGAGCTTGTTGTTTTCATTTGGTATTCCTCACATCTTGACGGCTGACGTGCTGTCTCATACGCAGGGAGGAAATAACAATGCCTACTGTCAGGACAACGAAACCAGCTGGTTAAACTGGGGAGAAACAGAACGCAAACAACATTTCAAAATCTGGATGTCGCAAATGGTTGCCAACCGTAAAAAATACATGGTGCCATTTATCCGCTCGTTCAGTGGGGACAATCGTAATAACAATCGTATATTTTGGCGAAGAACGGATGGCCACCTAATGGAGCACGATGACTGGAACCGACTCAGCTCTGTGGCACTGCACCTTGGAATTGGCAAAGATGGGCAAGAGTTGGTGTACTTAATCAACCAAACCAATGCAACAGCACGCTTTAAGTTACCCAATGATCGTAAACAAAACTGGACAACGATTTGTGATACCAATGTCCGCAACTTAAACCCAGGCCACGCTGAAGGCGAAGTGCTACTTTCACCGACTTCCATGGTGATACTGCATTACCAGCCAAACTCTAAAGCTAAACCCACTGCGTAA
- a CDS encoding LacI family DNA-binding transcriptional regulator: protein MASLHDVARLAGVSKSTVSRVINNEYGVKEATKVKVRKAVEECGYVVNQVAKDLKSQKTNLIGVIVPRVSSHAISQGVDGLTAVIEQSGKHVLLANTHQLYEKEVEYIQIFNQKRVEGIILYATHLDAKLVKAIQQSNVPVVLVGQDGSLHNVPSVVHDDVRVGFEAGNRLIAAGCQHVAFIGVQGDDIAVDALRSQGLKQALAFHQQSLLVHVRGDFTIESGYQQAQALIEDYPEVDGLFCATDRIAVGAVKALREMGVKVGDQVRVLGVGNDELSRISIPSLSTFNYAFDKAGENAAKMLLERIEGRGEEMSKVVLTFQNIERETC, encoded by the coding sequence ATGGCAAGTTTGCACGACGTTGCGCGTTTAGCTGGGGTTTCTAAATCCACTGTATCTCGCGTGATTAACAACGAGTATGGGGTAAAGGAAGCCACTAAAGTTAAAGTACGTAAAGCGGTGGAAGAGTGTGGCTACGTAGTGAATCAAGTGGCTAAGGATCTCAAATCGCAAAAGACAAATCTTATTGGCGTGATCGTACCTCGCGTTTCTTCTCATGCGATTTCTCAAGGTGTCGATGGCTTAACCGCGGTTATTGAGCAGTCTGGCAAGCACGTCCTATTGGCCAATACACATCAGCTTTATGAAAAAGAAGTTGAATATATTCAGATCTTTAACCAAAAGCGGGTTGAAGGAATTATTCTCTATGCGACGCACTTAGATGCAAAACTAGTGAAAGCGATTCAACAGTCTAATGTACCTGTTGTTCTGGTGGGACAAGATGGCTCTCTACACAATGTACCGAGTGTTGTTCATGACGATGTACGTGTGGGATTTGAAGCGGGTAACCGCCTAATTGCCGCAGGTTGTCAGCATGTCGCTTTTATTGGTGTTCAGGGTGATGACATTGCGGTTGACGCACTGCGTTCTCAGGGGCTTAAGCAGGCTTTAGCCTTTCATCAGCAATCATTGCTCGTCCATGTCCGAGGTGACTTCACCATAGAGTCTGGTTACCAGCAAGCACAAGCGTTGATAGAAGACTACCCAGAGGTCGATGGTCTGTTTTGTGCGACTGACCGTATTGCAGTGGGTGCTGTAAAGGCACTGCGTGAAATGGGCGTTAAGGTCGGAGATCAGGTACGCGTGCTGGGCGTTGGTAATGATGAACTGTCGAGGATTAGTATTCCAAGCTTATCAACGTTTAACTATGCGTTTGATAAAGCAGGGGAAAATGCAGCTAAAATGCTACTTGAACGCATTGAAGGCCGTGGTGAAGAGATGAGCAAAGTCGTACTGACTTTCCAAAACATCGAACGTGAAACCTGCTAG
- a CDS encoding sucrose-specific PTS transporter subunit IIBC gives MNYPVIAKQLLEHLGGKDNLQALAHCATRLRLALKDEDKVNEEAIGNLDGVKGQFKVAGQYQIIFGSGIVNQVYAEMAKQTGLAEMSTNDVASAGAQKQNIVQRAVKGLSDIFVPIIPAIVAGGLLMGLFNLLTAQGLFIEGQSIIEAYPGLADLASMINTFANAPFVYLPVLLAFSASKKFGGNPFLGAALGMLMVHPDLLNGWGFGSASVSGTVPTWNILGLEIQKVGYQGSVLPVLVSAFILAKVELGLRKVIPSVLDNLLTPMLAIFITGFVTFTLVGPFTRDLGFMLGDGLNWLYDSAGFVGGALFGFIYAPFVITGMHHSFIAIETQLLADIATTGGTFIFPIAAMSNVAQGAAALAVGFTTRDTKMKGIAVPSGITGLLGITEPAMFGVNLKLRYPFLAAIVGSAVASAFITLFNVKAQALGAAGLPGIISISPDKISYYIIGMIISFITAFALTVVLGMREKAKQNKQATA, from the coding sequence ATGAACTATCCAGTCATAGCAAAACAATTACTCGAGCATTTAGGCGGTAAAGATAACCTTCAAGCCCTTGCTCACTGCGCAACGCGTCTACGCTTAGCGCTAAAAGATGAAGACAAAGTCAATGAAGAAGCAATCGGCAACTTAGACGGGGTCAAAGGCCAGTTCAAAGTTGCGGGCCAATACCAGATTATTTTCGGTTCTGGCATCGTAAACCAGGTTTACGCAGAAATGGCGAAACAGACTGGTTTAGCCGAAATGTCGACCAACGACGTCGCATCGGCAGGTGCCCAGAAACAAAATATCGTTCAACGTGCCGTGAAAGGCCTGTCGGATATTTTTGTGCCAATCATCCCAGCGATCGTTGCCGGCGGTCTACTTATGGGTCTTTTCAATCTGCTTACCGCACAAGGCTTGTTTATTGAAGGTCAGTCGATCATCGAAGCGTACCCAGGCCTGGCAGACCTAGCGAGCATGATCAACACATTCGCTAACGCGCCTTTTGTTTATTTACCTGTTTTATTGGCGTTTTCTGCTTCGAAGAAATTTGGTGGTAACCCATTCTTGGGTGCTGCACTTGGCATGCTGATGGTTCACCCTGACTTATTGAATGGCTGGGGCTTCGGCAGTGCATCGGTTTCGGGCACGGTCCCAACTTGGAACATTCTGGGCTTGGAGATCCAAAAAGTCGGCTACCAAGGCTCAGTACTGCCAGTTTTAGTCTCTGCGTTTATTCTGGCAAAAGTGGAGCTTGGACTGCGTAAGGTTATCCCGTCCGTATTGGATAACTTGCTAACCCCAATGCTGGCTATCTTTATTACTGGCTTTGTAACGTTCACTTTGGTCGGCCCGTTTACTCGCGACCTTGGCTTTATGCTGGGTGACGGTTTGAACTGGCTATATGATTCGGCTGGTTTTGTTGGTGGCGCTCTGTTTGGCTTTATCTACGCTCCGTTTGTTATTACCGGTATGCATCACAGCTTTATCGCGATTGAAACTCAGCTACTGGCCGACATCGCGACCACTGGCGGTACATTTATCTTCCCAATTGCCGCGATGTCGAACGTAGCACAAGGTGCAGCAGCACTAGCAGTAGGCTTTACAACTCGCGATACGAAAATGAAAGGCATCGCTGTCCCATCTGGTATCACTGGGTTACTGGGTATTACCGAGCCAGCAATGTTCGGGGTGAACCTGAAGCTTCGCTACCCATTCTTAGCAGCTATCGTAGGTTCAGCCGTTGCGAGTGCGTTTATCACCCTATTTAACGTGAAAGCGCAAGCACTTGGTGCAGCAGGCTTACCTGGCATTATCTCTATCTCACCAGACAAAATAAGCTACTACATCATTGGCATGATTATCTCTTTCATCACTGCATTTGCCCTGACCGTCGTATTGGGCATGCGTGAAAAGGCAAAACAGAATAAGCAAGCAACCGCTTAA
- a CDS encoding recombinase family protein has product MTTYLYSRYSPRNRAYSENLSILKAAAPEAQHFEDKARGCIPPTEREAFQQLLDIIKPGDTVIIWWLTTFGRDFSQSLNTIELLLNKNVNLQTVCEPLRFEPNSLETKTMIALLSGYGKVQTQHRLFAAEQGRRAIKGEPERWKKKFRGRPADKAKHQQIATLLLEGNTLQNVAEQCDVSLSTVKRVKAKLNEFDDEGGMRTRGRAGLSNGESS; this is encoded by the coding sequence ATGACAACCTACCTCTACTCTCGCTATTCGCCTCGAAATCGTGCTTACAGTGAGAACCTATCAATTTTGAAAGCGGCGGCTCCTGAAGCGCAACATTTTGAAGACAAAGCGCGTGGCTGCATACCTCCGACAGAGCGCGAGGCATTCCAACAATTACTCGACATCATCAAACCTGGCGATACGGTCATCATTTGGTGGCTAACGACTTTTGGACGTGATTTCAGTCAGTCACTCAATACCATTGAACTCCTACTCAATAAAAACGTGAATCTTCAAACTGTGTGCGAACCACTGCGCTTCGAGCCAAATTCACTCGAGACCAAAACCATGATCGCACTGCTATCTGGCTACGGAAAAGTGCAAACCCAGCACCGCTTGTTTGCCGCAGAACAGGGTCGACGTGCGATTAAAGGAGAGCCAGAAAGGTGGAAGAAAAAATTCCGCGGTCGCCCAGCAGATAAGGCAAAGCATCAGCAAATCGCGACACTCTTACTTGAAGGTAACACGCTACAAAACGTCGCCGAGCAGTGTGACGTCAGCTTATCGACCGTAAAACGTGTGAAAGCCAAGCTGAATGAATTTGACGATGAGGGCGGAATGAGAACTCGCGGGAGAGCCGGTCTTTCAAATGGTGAATCTTCATGA
- a CDS encoding multidrug effflux MFS transporter: MRNAINFRSILLACLIISVGQLSMGLVMPSLPWIAKDFSISLDQAQLLVSIYLLGFGPSQFIYGPISDALGRKKVLLAGLLIAMSGLLMIIFMSQTFTGMVMGRFLQGLGTGCCAVLARASTRDRFSGSELPVAMSYIAMAASITPLMAPVIGGFINFHFGWSMVFISLLGYVSIAWIIIAFRFTETISKRSSIPSPKTMLRQYRNLLTSRYFMSFASISWLNFSLMITTVSVMPFIMQDQIGMTSDEYAMWALIPALGMLGGTTICNRVRPIIGNKKMLLCTPVLHISAAIWLFLCPVEPLYLMLGQLLMILGNGIALPCAQALVMQPYKEQAGTAAAMSGGGQMIASSLVSLTLVQLGLSEAWHLSLVIALFTGITLINILRGFSASLPAEQTVDEVAQSS, translated from the coding sequence ATGAGAAATGCCATTAACTTTCGTTCCATTTTACTCGCCTGCCTGATTATCAGTGTCGGTCAGCTGAGTATGGGATTGGTGATGCCATCTTTGCCATGGATAGCAAAAGACTTCTCGATTTCACTCGACCAAGCTCAGCTATTAGTAAGTATTTACTTACTTGGATTTGGCCCGTCCCAATTTATCTATGGCCCAATATCCGATGCCTTAGGCAGGAAAAAAGTCTTGTTAGCCGGATTGCTGATTGCCATGTCTGGGCTGCTGATGATCATATTTATGAGTCAGACTTTTACTGGCATGGTCATGGGGCGTTTTCTGCAAGGATTAGGTACTGGCTGCTGCGCGGTATTAGCTCGCGCCTCTACTCGTGATCGATTTAGCGGTAGCGAACTTCCGGTTGCGATGTCTTACATTGCGATGGCAGCTTCTATCACACCTCTAATGGCGCCCGTAATTGGTGGTTTTATCAACTTCCATTTCGGCTGGAGTATGGTGTTTATTTCGTTGTTAGGTTATGTGTCGATTGCCTGGATTATTATTGCTTTTCGATTTACCGAGACAATTTCAAAGCGTTCTTCCATTCCATCGCCTAAGACGATGTTACGTCAGTACCGAAATCTACTTACCTCACGTTACTTCATGAGCTTTGCTAGCATCAGTTGGCTTAACTTCAGTTTGATGATCACAACCGTGTCTGTCATGCCATTTATTATGCAGGATCAAATCGGTATGACTTCAGATGAATACGCGATGTGGGCACTGATCCCTGCCCTTGGTATGTTGGGTGGCACAACCATTTGTAACCGTGTCCGCCCGATCATTGGCAACAAAAAGATGCTGCTATGTACGCCGGTGTTGCATATCAGTGCAGCAATATGGTTGTTCTTATGTCCGGTGGAACCGTTGTATTTGATGCTTGGGCAACTACTGATGATATTGGGTAACGGCATTGCTTTGCCATGTGCTCAGGCTTTGGTCATGCAACCTTATAAGGAACAAGCAGGAACCGCAGCAGCAATGTCTGGTGGCGGGCAAATGATAGCTTCTTCTCTGGTCAGTTTGACGCTGGTTCAGCTTGGTTTAAGTGAAGCGTGGCACCTTTCACTGGTCATCGCACTGTTTACTGGCATTACCTTAATCAATATTCTACGAGGGTTTAGTGCGTCACTGCCAGCAGAGCAGACGGTGGACGAGGTGGCTCAGTCCAGTTAA